Proteins encoded by one window of Pseudomonas sp. LS44:
- the ettA gene encoding energy-dependent translational throttle protein EttA, with protein MAQYVYTMHRLGKVVPPKREILKNISLSFFPGAKIGVLGLNGSGKSTLLKIMAGVDTEFNGEARPMPELNIGYLPQEPQLDPEKTVREVVEEAVGHIKNAQARLDEVYAAYAEPDADFDKLAAEQGKLEAILQAADGHNLERQLEVAADALRLPAWDAKVVHLSGGEKRRVALCRLLLSAPDMLLLDEPTNHLDADSVAWLEHFLHDFPGTVVAITHDRYFLDNVAGWILELDRGAGIPYEGNYSGWLEAKSNRLAQESKQQSAHEKAMKDELEWVRKGAKARQSKSKARLQRFEEMQSQEFQKRSETNEIYIPVGPRLGDKVIEFKNVRKSYGDRVLIDDLSFSMPKGAIVGVIGGNGAGKSTLFRMLMGKEQPDSGSIEVGETVQLACVDQSRDDLDGGKSVWEAVSGGSDMIKIGSYEVPSRTYVGRFNFKGGDQQKFVKDLSGGERGRLHLALTLKEGANVLLLDEPSNDLDVETLRSLEEALLDFPGAAIVISHDRWFLDRVATHILSYEDDAQVTFFEGNYTEFEADRKKRLGEAAAQPHRVRYKKLAQ; from the coding sequence ATGGCTCAATACGTCTACACCATGCATCGGCTCGGCAAAGTTGTGCCGCCGAAGCGGGAAATCCTCAAGAACATCTCCCTGTCGTTCTTCCCCGGCGCCAAGATCGGCGTGCTCGGCTTGAACGGCTCGGGCAAATCCACCCTGCTGAAAATCATGGCGGGCGTCGACACTGAATTTAACGGTGAAGCGCGGCCGATGCCGGAGCTGAACATCGGTTACCTGCCACAGGAACCGCAGCTCGACCCGGAAAAGACCGTGCGTGAAGTCGTCGAAGAAGCGGTCGGCCATATCAAGAACGCCCAGGCGCGTCTCGACGAGGTCTACGCCGCCTATGCCGAGCCGGATGCCGACTTCGACAAGCTGGCCGCCGAGCAAGGCAAGCTGGAAGCCATCCTGCAGGCCGCCGACGGCCACAACCTCGAGCGCCAGCTGGAAGTTGCCGCCGATGCCCTGCGCCTGCCGGCCTGGGACGCCAAGGTGGTGCACCTTTCCGGTGGTGAGAAGCGCCGCGTGGCGCTGTGCCGCCTGCTGCTGTCGGCGCCGGACATGCTCCTGCTCGACGAGCCGACCAACCACCTGGACGCCGACTCGGTGGCCTGGTTGGAGCACTTCCTCCACGACTTCCCCGGTACCGTGGTGGCGATTACCCACGACCGGTACTTCCTCGACAACGTCGCCGGCTGGATTCTCGAACTCGACCGCGGTGCCGGTATTCCTTACGAGGGCAACTATTCCGGCTGGCTGGAGGCGAAATCCAACCGCCTGGCACAGGAATCCAAGCAGCAGTCGGCCCATGAAAAGGCCATGAAGGACGAGCTGGAGTGGGTGCGCAAAGGCGCCAAGGCCCGTCAGTCGAAGTCCAAGGCGCGTCTGCAGCGTTTCGAAGAAATGCAGTCGCAGGAATTCCAGAAGCGCAGCGAAACCAACGAGATCTACATCCCGGTTGGTCCGCGCCTGGGCGACAAGGTCATCGAGTTCAAGAACGTACGCAAAAGCTATGGTGACCGCGTCCTGATCGACGACCTGTCGTTCAGCATGCCGAAAGGCGCCATCGTCGGCGTGATCGGCGGTAACGGTGCCGGTAAATCGACGCTGTTCCGCATGCTGATGGGCAAGGAACAACCGGATTCCGGCAGCATCGAAGTCGGTGAAACCGTGCAGCTGGCCTGTGTCGATCAGAGCCGCGATGACCTCGATGGTGGCAAGAGCGTATGGGAAGCCGTTTCCGGCGGTTCCGACATGATCAAGATCGGCAGCTACGAGGTGCCGTCGCGCACTTACGTCGGGCGTTTCAACTTCAAGGGCGGCGATCAGCAGAAGTTCGTCAAGGACCTCTCCGGTGGTGAGCGCGGCCGTCTGCACCTGGCCCTGACCCTCAAGGAAGGCGCCAACGTGCTGCTGCTCGACGAGCCGTCCAACGACCTCGACGTGGAAACCCTGCGTTCGCTGGAAGAGGCGCTGCTGGACTTCCCGGGCGCGGCCATTGTGATCTCTCACGATCGCTGGTTCCTCGACCGCGTCGCCACGCACATCCTGTCCTACGAGGACGACGCGCAGGTGACTTTCTTCGAGGGTAACTACACCGAGTTCGAGGCCGATCGCAAGAAGCGTCTCGGCGAAGCGGCGGCGCAGCCGCACCGCGTGCGCTACAAGAAACTGGCGCAGTAA
- a CDS encoding EAL domain-containing protein, producing the protein MSKPEPTTEFRTFGDIAARSRAPVKGALWLLLVLILGVLGWQLQQDFSQRLDNQRQRSQEYSVQLANHMALSMQLKADAGLALFRQIDLSPSADERLLNHLREVFPALHSLVWLTTNGRILADSAGASGDQALLHDLPASLGDRPYHVTLSALADGQLYLTLRQGEPRAPSGYWVVRGGLESIQSTLNAFKQGNHRWLIEDRHSQRVVLRWIGDRLEISNTPLTAEEQRQSLPAIPLAGTDWQLRSLFDERQAAAELLPTFSGQLWLLVICMLLATFALLYLHRSQRGLQAQNMASQRELQRADSVLRSIEECVLTTDHVGRIRYLNPQAEQLFGLSSGASTDKPITDLLPGLAALIEDSQSSVEPQTFSRDGEPRLFAISRSLLDDQGYVWVLRDITERRRAQQAQDEAQRRYQDIFQGCGIALCVLDLAQLHEYLRQQNLRSSADLQRWVQAHPERHAQLMQAIRFSDANEVALRLLGVDSLDQVWRQLIGHRALQPDGIRYQLLAAVLDGRPQLEMESRIVTRLGHERHLWLLLRLPDSSQGHHAVTLSINDITSRKRIELSLIEREAFWSEVVRSLPDTLYVHDISNRRVLFHNHRLGPDLGYSKPELRVMGERMWEKILHPDDQELYQSMRSLQQVLGKGQLLTCQLRWRHRDGSWHWFDIREQALSHDSNGRVSRLIGVAKDITEQIEASQLLQAGEQRYRLLAESISDVIFSTDNQLQLSYISPSAVGMFGYSIERLRSTGFAPALANPQQLDSVHALLEQVRQALGHPQRLAELRRQLPTQLLTLDCLRADGRKIPVELRLSLMWDTHGAFEGLLGMIRDISQQRHAEKELRMAATVFEHSTSAILVTDPAGYIVQVNEAFTRVSGYPAAEVLDQLPGMLTADRQQAQQLHYVLAQLNLQGSWEGELWLKRRNGEPFPSWVGITAVQDAEGDLVSYVCFFSDISERKASEQRIHRLAYYDALTLLPNRTLFQDRLHTALQHAERHREWVVLMFLDLDRFKPINDSLGHAAGDRMLKDVAVRLAACVAEDDTVARMGGDEFTLLLQPRSTREGALNRAVHVAELILASLARPFILEGREFFVTASIGVALSPQDGKELSHLMKNADTAMYHAKERGKNNFQFYQAAMNASALERLELESDLRHALEQNEFVLYYQPQFSGNGRRLTGAEALLRWQHPRRGLVPPGDFIPVLEELGLVVQVGDWVLGEACRQIKAWQKAGIRVPKIAVNLSARQFSEGHLDQQIALILEETRVPPACLELELTESILMRDVQATLETLMDLKRLGVSIAVDDFGTGYSSLNYLKQFPIDVLKIDRSFVDGLPSGDQDAQIARAIIAMAHSLNLAVIAEGVESYAQLEFLREHQCDEVQGYLFGKPMPANQFAAQYGGAALFIFE; encoded by the coding sequence GTGTCCAAGCCTGAGCCCACCACTGAGTTTCGTACGTTCGGCGATATCGCCGCACGTTCGCGTGCGCCGGTGAAGGGCGCGCTGTGGCTGCTGCTGGTGCTGATTCTTGGTGTGTTGGGCTGGCAGTTGCAGCAGGATTTCAGCCAGCGCCTGGACAACCAGCGCCAGCGCAGCCAGGAATACAGCGTGCAACTGGCCAATCACATGGCCCTGAGCATGCAGCTCAAGGCCGATGCCGGCCTCGCCCTGTTCCGCCAAATAGATTTGTCACCGAGCGCCGATGAGCGACTACTGAACCATTTACGGGAAGTTTTCCCGGCCCTGCACAGCCTGGTCTGGCTGACCACGAACGGGCGCATCCTGGCCGACAGCGCAGGCGCGTCTGGCGATCAAGCGCTTCTTCATGACTTACCTGCCTCGCTTGGCGATCGGCCCTATCACGTGACCCTCAGCGCATTGGCCGACGGCCAGCTGTATCTGACCCTGCGTCAGGGCGAGCCCCGTGCGCCGTCCGGCTACTGGGTGGTCCGCGGCGGACTGGAAAGTATCCAGAGCACCTTGAATGCCTTCAAACAGGGCAACCATCGCTGGCTAATCGAAGATCGCCACTCGCAGCGGGTGGTGTTGCGCTGGATTGGCGATCGCCTGGAAATCAGCAATACCCCGCTGACCGCCGAGGAGCAGCGCCAGAGTCTGCCAGCCATTCCCCTGGCCGGCACCGACTGGCAGTTGCGCTCGCTGTTCGATGAACGGCAGGCCGCCGCCGAACTGCTGCCTACCTTCAGCGGCCAGCTGTGGCTGCTGGTCATCTGCATGCTGCTCGCCACCTTCGCGCTGCTCTATCTACACCGCTCGCAGCGCGGTCTGCAGGCGCAGAACATGGCCTCGCAACGCGAGCTGCAACGCGCCGATAGCGTACTGCGGTCGATTGAGGAATGTGTGCTGACTACCGATCATGTCGGCCGCATCCGCTATCTCAACCCACAGGCCGAACAATTGTTCGGCCTGTCCAGCGGTGCAAGCACAGACAAACCGATCACCGATCTGCTGCCGGGCCTCGCCGCACTGATCGAGGACAGCCAGAGCAGCGTCGAGCCGCAAACCTTCAGCCGTGACGGCGAGCCGCGATTGTTCGCCATCAGCCGTAGCCTGCTCGACGATCAGGGCTATGTCTGGGTGTTGCGCGACATCACCGAACGGCGCCGCGCCCAGCAGGCGCAAGATGAAGCGCAACGCCGCTATCAGGACATTTTCCAGGGCTGCGGCATCGCCCTGTGCGTACTCGATCTGGCCCAGCTGCACGAGTATCTGCGCCAGCAAAACCTGCGCAGCAGCGCGGATTTGCAGCGCTGGGTGCAGGCGCACCCCGAGCGCCATGCGCAACTGATGCAAGCCATCCGCTTCAGCGATGCCAATGAGGTCGCCCTGCGTCTGCTCGGGGTGGATTCGCTCGATCAGGTTTGGCGACAACTGATCGGCCACCGCGCGCTGCAGCCCGACGGCATCCGCTATCAACTGCTCGCCGCGGTGCTCGACGGACGCCCGCAGCTTGAAATGGAAAGCCGCATCGTCACGCGCCTGGGCCATGAGCGTCACCTGTGGCTGTTGTTGCGCTTGCCCGATAGCAGCCAGGGCCATCATGCGGTGACCTTGAGCATCAACGACATCACCAGCCGCAAGCGCATCGAACTGTCGCTGATCGAGCGCGAGGCGTTCTGGTCAGAAGTGGTGCGCAGCCTGCCGGATACCTTGTATGTGCATGACATCAGCAATCGCCGGGTGCTGTTCCACAACCACCGTCTGGGACCGGATTTGGGTTACAGCAAGCCCGAGTTGCGAGTCATGGGCGAGCGCATGTGGGAAAAGATCCTGCACCCCGACGACCAGGAGCTGTACCAAAGCATGCGCAGCCTGCAGCAGGTGCTCGGCAAGGGTCAGTTGCTGACCTGCCAGTTGCGCTGGCGTCATCGCGATGGCAGCTGGCATTGGTTCGATATCCGTGAACAGGCGCTCAGCCATGACTCAAACGGTCGGGTCAGCCGCCTGATTGGGGTCGCCAAGGACATCACCGAGCAGATCGAAGCCAGCCAATTGCTGCAGGCCGGCGAGCAGCGCTACCGGCTATTGGCGGAAAGCATCAGCGACGTGATTTTCTCTACCGATAATCAGCTGCAGCTCAGCTACATCAGCCCCTCAGCGGTAGGTATGTTCGGCTACAGCATCGAGCGACTGCGCAGCACCGGGTTTGCCCCGGCGCTGGCCAACCCGCAACAGCTCGACAGCGTCCACGCCCTGCTCGAACAAGTACGCCAGGCGCTTGGGCACCCGCAACGCCTGGCCGAATTGCGCCGCCAACTACCGACCCAACTTTTGACCCTCGACTGTCTGCGCGCTGACGGCCGCAAGATTCCCGTGGAGCTGCGCCTGAGCCTGATGTGGGACACCCACGGTGCCTTCGAGGGTTTGCTCGGGATGATCCGCGACATCAGCCAGCAGCGTCACGCCGAAAAAGAACTGCGCATGGCGGCCACGGTGTTCGAGCACTCCACCTCGGCGATCCTGGTCACCGATCCGGCCGGCTATATCGTCCAGGTCAACGAGGCGTTCACTCGGGTCAGCGGCTATCCGGCGGCCGAGGTGCTCGATCAACTGCCGGGCATGCTGACTGCCGATCGCCAGCAAGCCCAGCAGCTGCACTATGTGCTCGCCCAGCTCAACCTGCAGGGCAGCTGGGAAGGCGAACTGTGGCTCAAGCGGCGCAACGGCGAACCCTTCCCATCCTGGGTTGGGATTACCGCAGTGCAGGATGCCGAAGGCGATCTGGTCAGCTACGTGTGCTTCTTCAGCGACATCAGCGAGCGCAAGGCCAGCGAGCAACGCATCCACCGCCTGGCCTATTACGACGCGCTGACCCTACTGCCCAACCGCACACTGTTCCAGGACCGTCTGCACACCGCTTTGCAGCATGCCGAACGGCATCGCGAATGGGTGGTACTGATGTTCCTCGATCTGGACCGTTTCAAACCGATCAACGATTCCCTCGGCCATGCCGCCGGCGATCGCATGCTCAAGGATGTGGCGGTGCGCCTGGCCGCCTGCGTCGCCGAAGACGACACTGTGGCGCGCATGGGCGGCGACGAGTTCACCCTGCTGCTGCAACCACGCAGTACCCGCGAAGGGGCGCTGAACCGCGCAGTGCATGTGGCCGAGCTGATTCTCGCCAGCCTGGCGCGGCCGTTCATTCTCGAAGGACGGGAGTTCTTCGTCACCGCCAGTATCGGCGTCGCGCTCAGCCCGCAAGACGGCAAAGAACTCAGCCATCTGATGAAAAACGCCGATACGGCGATGTACCACGCCAAGGAGCGCGGCAAGAACAACTTCCAGTTCTATCAGGCGGCCATGAACGCCAGCGCGCTGGAGCGCCTGGAGCTGGAAAGCGACTTGCGCCATGCGCTCGAGCAAAACGAATTCGTCCTCTATTACCAGCCACAATTCAGCGGCAACGGCCGCCGCCTGACCGGCGCCGAAGCCCTGCTGCGCTGGCAGCATCCGCGCCGTGGGTTGGTGCCGCCCGGCGATTTCATTCCGGTCCTGGAAGAACTCGGCCTGGTGGTGCAAGTCGGCGACTGGGTGCTTGGCGAAGCCTGCCGGCAGATCAAGGCCTGGCAAAAGGCCGGGATTCGGGTACCGAAGATTGCCGTGAACCTGTCGGCCCGGCAGTTCAGCGAAGGCCATCTGGATCAACAGATCGCCTTGATCCTCGAGGAAACCCGGGTGCCGCCGGCATGTCTGGAGTTGGAGCTCACCGAGAGCATCCTGATGCGCGACGTGCAGGCCACCCTGGAGACGCTGATGGATCTCAAGCGCCTCGGCGTGTCGATTGCAGTCGACGACTTCGGTACCGGCTATTCCTCGCTCAACTACCTCAAACAGTTCCCTATCGACGTGCTGAAAATCGACCGCAGCTTTGTCGACGGCCTGCCCAGCGGCGACCAGGATGCGCAGATCGCCCGCGCAATCATCGCCATGGCCCATAGCCTGAACCTGGCGGTGATCGCCGAAGGTGTGGAGAGCTACGCGCAGCTGGAATTCCTTCGCGAGCACCAGTGCGACGAGGTGCAGGGCTATCTGTTCGGCAAGCCAATGCCGGCCAACCAATTCGCCGCGCAGTACGGCGGCGCCGCGCTATTCATCTTCGAATAG
- the glyA gene encoding serine hydroxymethyltransferase, protein MFSRDLTLANYDADLFAAMEQEAQRQEEHIELIASENYTSPAVMEAQGSVLTNKYAEGYPGKRYYGGCEYVDVVEQLAIDRAKQLFGADYANVQPHAGSQANSAVYLALLQAGDTILGMSLAHGGHLTHGASVSSSGKLYHAVQYGIDGNGLIDYDEVERLAVEHKPKMIVAGFSAYSQVLDFPRFRAIADKVGAYLFVDMAHVAGLVAAGVYPNPVPFADVVTTTTHKTLRGPRGGLILARKNEEIEKKLNSAVFPGAQGGPLEHVIAAKAVCFKEALQPEFKTYQQQVVKNAQAMASVFIENGFDVVSGGTENHLFLLSLIKQDITGKDADAALGRAFITVNKNSVPNDPRSPFVTSGLRIGTPAVTTRGFKEAECRVLAGWICEILANMGDESVVDRVREQVKAVCAKFPVYGK, encoded by the coding sequence ATGTTCAGCCGTGATTTGACTCTCGCCAACTACGATGCCGACTTGTTCGCCGCGATGGAGCAAGAAGCCCAGCGCCAGGAAGAGCATATCGAGCTGATCGCCTCGGAAAACTACACCAGCCCGGCGGTGATGGAAGCGCAAGGTTCGGTGCTGACCAACAAGTACGCCGAAGGCTATCCGGGCAAGCGTTACTACGGTGGCTGCGAGTACGTCGACGTGGTCGAGCAACTGGCCATCGACCGCGCCAAGCAACTATTCGGCGCCGATTATGCCAACGTCCAGCCGCACGCCGGTTCGCAAGCCAACAGCGCGGTCTACCTGGCCCTGCTGCAGGCTGGCGACACCATCCTCGGCATGAGCCTGGCCCACGGCGGTCACCTGACCCACGGCGCCAGCGTCAGCTCCTCCGGCAAGCTGTACCACGCCGTGCAATACGGCATCGACGGTAACGGCCTGATCGACTACGACGAAGTCGAGCGTCTGGCTGTCGAGCACAAGCCGAAGATGATCGTCGCCGGCTTCTCCGCTTATTCGCAGGTGCTGGACTTCCCGCGCTTCCGCGCGATCGCCGACAAAGTCGGGGCCTACCTGTTCGTCGACATGGCCCACGTGGCCGGCCTGGTTGCCGCTGGCGTGTACCCGAACCCGGTACCGTTCGCCGACGTGGTCACCACCACCACCCACAAGACCCTGCGCGGTCCGCGTGGCGGCCTGATCCTCGCTCGCAAGAACGAAGAAATCGAGAAGAAGCTCAACTCCGCCGTCTTCCCGGGCGCCCAGGGCGGTCCGCTGGAGCACGTCATTGCCGCCAAGGCGGTGTGCTTCAAGGAAGCCCTGCAGCCGGAGTTCAAGACCTACCAGCAGCAGGTCGTGAAGAACGCCCAGGCGATGGCCAGCGTGTTCATCGAGAACGGCTTCGACGTGGTTTCCGGCGGTACCGAGAACCACCTGTTCCTGCTCAGCCTGATCAAGCAGGACATCACCGGTAAAGACGCCGACGCCGCCCTGGGTCGCGCGTTCATCACCGTGAACAAGAACTCGGTGCCGAACGACCCGCGCTCGCCGTTCGTGACTTCCGGCCTGCGCATTGGCACTCCAGCCGTGACCACTCGCGGCTTCAAAGAAGCCGAGTGCCGCGTTCTGGCTGGCTGGATCTGCGAGATCCTCGCCAACATGGGCGACGAGTCGGTAGTCGACCGCGTGCGTGAGCAGGTCAAAGCCGTGTGCGCCAAGTTCCCGGTGTACGGCAAGTAA
- a CDS encoding 3'-5' exonuclease → MSTDHPPKPTRRHLERPSKEQIKLLPSFDALPLQHIHLLRTPADFAFALAQLRNEPFIGFDTESKPCFTSDAPRTGPHVLQFATRDKAFIVQLNANPPLDFLREVIESQRMVKVGFGLKSDRGPLQRKLGLKLGAAVDLASGIRRLGYKQAVGVRTAVAIALGRQLRKSKSATTSNWAATHLSDNQVQYAGEDAFAALAVFYALGMGDDQPI, encoded by the coding sequence ATGAGCACGGATCACCCGCCAAAGCCCACGCGTCGCCACCTCGAACGCCCGAGCAAGGAGCAGATCAAGCTGCTGCCGTCATTCGACGCCCTTCCGTTGCAGCACATCCACTTACTGCGCACGCCGGCAGACTTTGCCTTCGCCCTGGCGCAATTGCGTAACGAACCGTTCATCGGCTTCGATACCGAGTCCAAGCCCTGTTTCACCAGCGATGCACCCCGCACCGGCCCGCATGTCCTGCAGTTCGCCACCCGCGACAAGGCGTTCATCGTTCAACTGAACGCCAATCCACCACTCGACTTTCTTCGCGAGGTGATCGAGTCGCAGCGCATGGTCAAAGTCGGTTTCGGCCTCAAGTCCGACCGAGGCCCACTCCAGCGCAAGCTGGGACTGAAGCTCGGCGCCGCGGTCGATCTGGCGAGCGGCATTCGCAGGCTCGGCTACAAGCAGGCGGTCGGCGTACGTACAGCGGTCGCCATCGCCCTGGGCAGGCAACTGCGCAAATCCAAATCGGCCACCACCTCCAACTGGGCGGCCACGCACCTCTCCGATAACCAGGTGCAGTACGCGGGGGAAGACGCCTTTGCGGCGCTGGCGGTGTTTTATGCGCTCGGCATGGGCGACGACCAGCCTATTTAG